A region of Streptomyces halobius DNA encodes the following proteins:
- the infA gene encoding translation initiation factor IF-1 encodes MAKKQGAIEIEGTVIESLPNAMFKVELQNGHKVLAHISGKMRMHYIRILPDDRVVVELSPYDLTRGRIVYRYK; translated from the coding sequence GTGGCCAAGAAGCAAGGTGCCATCGAAATCGAGGGCACCGTGATCGAGTCCCTCCCGAACGCCATGTTCAAGGTGGAGCTCCAGAACGGTCACAAGGTCCTCGCGCACATCAGCGGCAAGATGCGGATGCACTACATCCGCATCCTCCCGGATGACCGGGTCGTGGTGGAGCTTTCTCCGTACGACCTGACGCGTGGCCGGATCGTCTACCGCTACAAGTAG
- the rpmJ gene encoding 50S ribosomal protein L36 — protein sequence MKVKPSVKKICDKCKVIRRHGRVMVICDNLRHKQRQG from the coding sequence ATGAAGGTCAAGCCGAGCGTCAAGAAGATCTGCGACAAGTGCAAGGTGATCCGCCGCCACGGCCGGGTCATGGTCATCTGCGACAACCTGCGCCACAAGCAGCGCCAGGGCTGA
- the rpsM gene encoding 30S ribosomal protein S13 produces MARLAGVDLPREKRVEVALTYVFGIGRTLSQQTLAATGVNPNTRVRDLAEEDLVKIREYVDNNLRTEGDLRREIQADIRRKVEIGCYQGLRHRRGLPVHGQRTSTNARTRKGPRRAIAGKKKPGKK; encoded by the coding sequence ATGGCACGCCTCGCAGGCGTTGATCTCCCGCGCGAAAAGCGTGTGGAGGTCGCCCTCACCTACGTCTTCGGTATCGGGCGGACGCTGTCGCAGCAGACTCTCGCCGCCACCGGCGTGAACCCGAACACGCGTGTTCGCGACCTGGCCGAGGAAGACCTCGTCAAGATCCGCGAGTACGTCGACAACAACCTCCGGACCGAGGGTGACCTCCGTCGCGAGATCCAGGCCGACATCCGCCGCAAGGTCGAGATCGGCTGCTACCAGGGTCTGCGTCACCGTCGCGGTCTGCCGGTGCACGGTCAGCGCACCAGCACGAACGCCCGTACCCGCAAGGGTCCGCGTCGCGCGATCGCCGGCAAGAAGAAGCCGGGCAAGAAGTAG